One segment of Acidovorax sp. DW039 DNA contains the following:
- the alr gene encoding alanine racemase, which produces MPRPIQAHIHTAALQHNLQRVRQAVPDAKVWAVVKANAYGHGIERVFEGLRGADGFALLDLAEAERVRALGWRGPILLLEGVFEPRDLEICSRLGLWHAVHCDEQIDWLAAHKTQVPHRVFLKMNSGMNRLGFTPARYRAAWARLNALPQVDEISYMTHFSDADGPRGIAHQMAAFQTATEDLPGERSLSNSAATLRHASDAGVRADWVRAGIVVYGSAPDYPEHTAEHWSLQPTMSLTSRLIGIQQLQAGDTVGYGSRFTADGPLTIGVAACGYADGYPRHCDTGTPVLVNGIRTRLVGRVSMDMVTVDLTPLQHAGVSVGVGSEVTLWGRASSGAVLSIDEVARAAGTVGYELMCALAQRVPVVVEESR; this is translated from the coding sequence ATGCCACGTCCCATCCAAGCCCATATCCACACTGCTGCACTGCAACATAACCTCCAGCGCGTGCGTCAGGCTGTTCCAGACGCCAAGGTCTGGGCCGTGGTCAAGGCCAACGCTTACGGACACGGCATCGAGCGGGTGTTTGAAGGCCTGCGCGGCGCAGACGGCTTTGCGCTGCTGGACCTGGCCGAGGCGGAACGCGTGCGGGCGCTGGGCTGGCGCGGGCCCATCCTGCTGCTAGAAGGGGTGTTTGAGCCACGCGATCTGGAAATCTGCTCCCGCCTGGGCCTGTGGCACGCCGTGCACTGCGACGAGCAGATCGACTGGCTGGCCGCGCACAAGACACAGGTGCCGCACCGTGTGTTCCTCAAGATGAACTCGGGCATGAACCGCCTTGGCTTCACCCCCGCCCGCTACCGCGCCGCCTGGGCACGGCTCAATGCCTTGCCCCAGGTGGACGAGATTTCGTACATGACCCATTTCAGCGATGCCGACGGCCCCCGCGGCATTGCGCACCAGATGGCGGCCTTCCAGACCGCGACCGAAGACCTGCCGGGCGAGCGCAGCCTGAGCAACAGCGCCGCCACCCTGCGCCACGCCAGCGACGCCGGGGTGCGTGCCGACTGGGTGCGCGCTGGCATCGTCGTATACGGCAGCGCGCCCGATTACCCCGAGCACACCGCCGAGCACTGGAGCCTGCAACCCACCATGAGCCTGACGAGCCGCCTCATCGGCATCCAGCAATTGCAGGCCGGAGACACCGTGGGCTATGGCTCCAGGTTCACTGCCGATGGCCCTCTCACCATCGGTGTGGCCGCCTGTGGCTACGCCGACGGCTACCCCCGCCACTGCGATACCGGTACCCCGGTGCTGGTGAACGGCATACGCACCCGCCTGGTGGGCCGCGTGAGCATGGACATGGTGACGGTGGACCTGACCCCTTTGCAGCATGCGGGTGTTTCGGTGGGAGTGGGCAGCGAAGTCACCCTCTGGGGCCGCGCCAGCAGCGGGGCCGTGCTTTCCATCGACGAGGTGGCCCGTGCGGCGGGCACGGTGGGCTATGAGCTGATGTGTGCGCTGGCTCAGCGCGTGCCGGTGGTGGTGGAAGAAAGCCGTTGA
- a CDS encoding methyl-accepting chemotaxis protein gives MRNIKISTRLIVLVACVATLLVALGGLSRWALQKANESMNTVYEDRVMPLKQLSDLGYLVPRNRILVMDMLLHPQPDNIQRRSAELESNMQKVATIWAAYMATELTAEEKRLADGYALKRDAFVQQGLKPAVTALRAGDTDTAQKVYQEQISPLAMEMQKFADQLLQLQADEAKSVYEAQVSRYQTFQWVFAIAIGLSIALTVALGWAIIRSVRTSLQLAQDAVNAVAQGDLTHPIPDQGRDEVGLLLQALAAMQTSLTNVVATVRSGADGVATASSEIAQGNTDLSSRTEEQASALEETAASMEQLASTVKQNADSARQANQLAVNASHVAEQGGSVVGEVVNTMKGINASSNKIADIISVIDGIAFQTNILALNAAVEAARAGEQGRGFAVVAGEVRSLAQRSAEAAKEIKSLITASVEQVEQGSLLVDKAGTTMTEVVSAIKRVSDLIAEVSAASHEQSQGVAQVGEAVAQMDQVTQQNAALVEESAAAANSLSAQAQQLQQAVAVFKLAGGNRYQPAPVAAVAAPAAPRAKATPAVVKATPPAPARQLSPQVNGPKSGHAPKPASGTATTAAADAGEWESF, from the coding sequence ATGCGGAATATAAAAATATCCACACGGCTGATCGTGCTGGTGGCATGTGTGGCAACCCTGCTGGTGGCGCTGGGTGGACTGAGCCGGTGGGCGCTGCAAAAGGCGAACGAGTCCATGAACACGGTTTATGAGGACCGTGTGATGCCGCTGAAGCAACTGAGCGATCTGGGCTATCTGGTTCCGCGCAATCGCATATTGGTCATGGACATGCTGCTGCACCCGCAGCCAGACAACATCCAGAGGCGGTCGGCCGAGCTGGAGTCCAACATGCAAAAGGTGGCGACCATCTGGGCTGCTTACATGGCCACGGAACTTACGGCAGAGGAAAAGCGGCTGGCCGATGGCTATGCCCTCAAACGTGACGCCTTTGTGCAGCAAGGGCTCAAGCCAGCGGTAACCGCCCTCCGGGCGGGCGATACAGACACCGCACAAAAGGTCTACCAGGAGCAAATCAGCCCCCTGGCCATGGAGATGCAGAAATTCGCAGACCAGTTGCTGCAATTGCAGGCAGACGAGGCCAAGTCGGTTTATGAGGCCCAGGTATCCCGCTACCAGACATTCCAGTGGGTTTTTGCCATTGCCATTGGCCTGTCCATCGCGCTGACCGTGGCCTTGGGCTGGGCCATCATCCGCAGCGTGCGCACATCATTGCAACTGGCGCAAGACGCTGTGAACGCTGTAGCCCAGGGTGACCTGACACACCCCATTCCGGATCAGGGGCGCGATGAAGTGGGCCTGTTGCTGCAAGCCCTGGCCGCCATGCAGACCAGCCTGACCAACGTGGTGGCTACCGTGCGCAGTGGCGCAGATGGAGTGGCTACCGCCAGTTCAGAAATTGCCCAGGGCAATACCGACCTGTCCAGCCGCACGGAGGAACAGGCCAGTGCGCTGGAGGAGACCGCCGCCTCCATGGAACAGCTGGCCAGCACCGTCAAGCAAAACGCCGACAGTGCTCGCCAGGCCAATCAGCTGGCCGTGAACGCTTCCCACGTGGCTGAACAGGGGGGCTCCGTGGTGGGCGAAGTGGTGAACACCATGAAAGGCATCAACGCCAGCAGCAACAAGATTGCCGACATCATCAGCGTCATCGACGGCATTGCCTTCCAGACCAACATCCTGGCCCTGAACGCCGCTGTGGAAGCCGCCCGTGCAGGCGAACAAGGCCGCGGCTTTGCCGTGGTGGCCGGAGAAGTGCGCAGCCTGGCCCAGCGCAGCGCAGAAGCCGCCAAGGAAATCAAGAGCCTCATCACCGCCAGCGTAGAGCAGGTAGAGCAAGGCAGCCTGCTGGTAGACAAGGCTGGCACGACCATGACCGAAGTGGTCAGCGCCATCAAGCGCGTGTCGGACCTGATTGCCGAGGTGAGCGCCGCCAGCCATGAGCAAAGCCAGGGCGTGGCCCAGGTGGGCGAGGCCGTGGCACAGATGGATCAGGTCACGCAGCAGAACGCCGCGCTGGTGGAGGAGAGCGCCGCAGCTGCCAACAGCCTCAGTGCCCAGGCGCAGCAACTGCAGCAGGCCGTGGCCGTGTTCAAGCTGGCCGGGGGCAATCGCTACCAGCCTGCTCCTGTGGCAGCAGTGGCTGCGCCTGCAGCCCCGCGGGCCAAGGCCACTCCCGCCGTGGTCAAAGCCACTCCACCTGCGCCTGCACGCCAGCTTTCCCCCCAGGTCAACGGGCCGAAAAGCGGGCACGCTCCAAAGCCAGCTTCAGGCACGGCTACCACAGCTGCTGCAGATGCTGGCGAATGGGAGAGTTTCTAA
- a CDS encoding methyl-accepting chemotaxis protein, whose amino-acid sequence MSHLKVSTRLILGFGLLALIGIAIALVGALNMRSMAQGLQEVAESRMVKVAQFTDVKDNLNAIGRFARNILISEDTAFRNQEKQKIADLRKANTELLQKLEASITLPKGKELMEVIRQNRGIYNKAIDRSIELAEQGDKAAAATQLLGEVLTLQNVVFNAVDESRAMQKQLADKLASEAAQTAASSTLLLATLGGLMLLISLVVGWLIVRDLVRALGAEPAELADAAQAVAAGDLSVELTVRQGDEVSVMAAMARMQAALTSVVATVRSGADGVATASSEIAQGNSDLSSRTEQQASALEETAASMEELASTVKQNADSARQANQLAMNASTVAVQGGDVVGQVVNTMKVINESSKKIADIISVIDGIAFQTNILALNAAVEAARAGEQGRGFAVVASEVRNLAQRSAAAAKDIKALIDNSVTEVERGTTLVDQAGTTMTEVVSAIKRVSDLIAEVSAASNEQSQGVAQVGEAVSQMDQVTQQNAALVEESAAAANSLSTQAQQLQQAVAVFRLAAGSSYQMAPAAPAPRAVAAPAFTKSPAKPAPQRKLPAKASSPQMGLTPARPALAGAGADNGEWENF is encoded by the coding sequence ATGAGTCACCTGAAAGTTTCCACCCGTCTGATCCTGGGCTTTGGCCTGTTGGCGCTGATTGGCATTGCCATTGCGCTCGTTGGGGCGCTCAACATGCGTTCGATGGCGCAAGGCCTGCAGGAGGTGGCGGAGAGCCGCATGGTCAAAGTGGCGCAGTTCACCGATGTGAAAGACAACCTGAATGCGATTGGCCGCTTTGCAAGAAACATTCTGATTTCGGAAGACACAGCGTTTCGCAATCAAGAAAAGCAAAAGATTGCTGATCTGCGCAAAGCCAACACGGAGTTGCTGCAAAAGCTGGAGGCATCCATCACCCTGCCCAAGGGCAAGGAGCTGATGGAGGTCATTCGACAAAACCGTGGCATCTACAACAAGGCCATTGACCGGTCCATAGAACTCGCAGAGCAGGGCGACAAGGCCGCTGCCGCTACCCAGTTGCTGGGCGAGGTGCTCACCTTGCAAAACGTGGTGTTCAACGCGGTGGACGAATCACGGGCCATGCAAAAACAACTGGCAGACAAGCTCGCATCCGAAGCGGCACAAACCGCAGCAAGTTCGACGCTGTTGCTCGCGACCCTCGGTGGTTTGATGCTGTTGATCAGTCTGGTGGTGGGGTGGCTCATCGTGCGTGATCTGGTTCGGGCACTCGGCGCAGAACCTGCCGAACTGGCCGATGCCGCACAGGCTGTGGCTGCTGGTGATCTGAGCGTGGAATTGACCGTACGCCAAGGCGATGAGGTCAGCGTGATGGCCGCCATGGCCCGCATGCAGGCAGCGCTGACCTCCGTGGTGGCCACGGTGCGCAGCGGGGCAGATGGCGTGGCCACGGCCAGCTCGGAGATCGCGCAAGGCAACAGCGACCTTTCAAGCCGCACCGAACAGCAAGCCAGTGCGCTCGAAGAAACAGCGGCCTCCATGGAAGAGCTGGCCAGCACCGTCAAGCAAAACGCTGACAGCGCCCGCCAGGCCAATCAACTAGCCATGAATGCATCCACCGTGGCGGTGCAAGGGGGCGATGTGGTGGGCCAGGTGGTCAACACCATGAAGGTCATCAACGAAAGCTCCAAGAAGATTGCCGACATCATCAGCGTCATCGATGGCATTGCCTTCCAGACCAACATCCTGGCGCTGAACGCCGCCGTGGAGGCCGCGCGTGCAGGCGAGCAGGGCCGGGGCTTTGCCGTGGTGGCCAGCGAAGTGCGCAACCTGGCCCAGCGCAGCGCCGCCGCGGCCAAAGACATCAAGGCCCTGATCGACAACAGCGTGACGGAAGTGGAGCGTGGCACCACCCTGGTAGACCAGGCAGGCACGACCATGACCGAAGTGGTCAGCGCCATCAAGCGTGTATCGGACCTGATTGCCGAGGTGAGCGCTGCCAGCAACGAACAAAGCCAGGGCGTGGCCCAGGTGGGCGAGGCGGTATCGCAAATGGACCAGGTCACGCAGCAGAACGCCGCGCTGGTGGAAGAAAGTGCCGCGGCTGCCAACAGCCTGAGCACGCAAGCACAGCAGCTGCAGCAGGCCGTGGCCGTGTTCAGGCTGGCCGCTGGCAGCAGTTACCAGATGGCACCCGCAGCACCTGCGCCGCGAGCAGTGGCCGCTCCTGCCTTCACCAAGTCCCCCGCCAAGCCCGCCCCCCAGCGCAAGCTGCCCGCAAAGGCCAGCAGCCCGCAGATGGGGCTGACCCCCGCGCGTCCAGCATTGGCCGGAGCAGGCGCGGACAACGGCGAGTGGGAGAACTTCTGA